The following are encoded in a window of Nocardioides houyundeii genomic DNA:
- a CDS encoding GNAT family N-acetyltransferase, producing MNSPTADVSVRIAWADDATAIAALQVVAWPALYDGLVPPDALPQDAEALAPVWRQALSRPADARNRVLVALERNRVVGFALTSPAGDPDCDPIADGEIAEITLHPEERRKGHGSRLLQAAVDTLVADRFTRAVTWVSARDDALRTFLVEAGWAPDGAHRELALDGAETSGLKQVRLHTAIG from the coding sequence ATGAACAGCCCCACCGCAGACGTCTCCGTCCGGATCGCCTGGGCCGACGACGCCACCGCCATCGCCGCGCTGCAGGTCGTCGCCTGGCCCGCCCTGTACGACGGTCTCGTGCCGCCCGACGCGCTCCCCCAGGACGCCGAGGCGCTCGCGCCGGTGTGGCGCCAGGCGCTGAGCCGTCCCGCCGACGCGCGCAACCGGGTCCTGGTCGCGCTCGAGCGCAACCGCGTCGTCGGCTTCGCCCTCACCTCCCCCGCGGGCGACCCCGACTGTGACCCCATCGCCGACGGCGAGATCGCCGAGATCACCCTGCACCCGGAGGAACGACGCAAGGGCCACGGGTCGCGGCTGCTGCAGGCCGCGGTCGACACCCTGGTGGCCGACCGGTTCACCCGTGCGGTGACGTGGGTATCGGCACGGGACGACGCGCTGCGGACCTTCCTCGTCGAGGCCGGCTGGGCCCCCGACGGCGCGCACCGCGAGCTCGCCCTCGACGGCGCCGAGACCTCCGGTCTCAAGCAGGTCCGCCTGCACACCGCCATCGGCTGA
- the paaA gene encoding 1,2-phenylacetyl-CoA epoxidase subunit PaaA: MDHRQAAIRVSDDEFDRLLAEDGRIEPRDAMPQGYRDTLVRQIAQHAHSEIIGMQPEANWISRAPSLRRKAVLIAKVQDEAGHGLYLYAAAETLGVSREELLDKLHRGQQKYSSIFNYPTLTWADVGAIGWLVDGAAIVNQVPLCRCSYGPYARAMVRVCKEESFHQRQGFEILHTLTRGTPAQRDMAQDAVDRYWRPSLMMFGPPDDASQHSAQSAAWGIKRFSNDELRQRFVDMTVPQAQALGLTLPDQELRWNEERGHFDFSPVDFTELREVIAGRGPCNAQRLEHRVRAQEDGAWVRDGAAAYAAKQAARAPGAA; encoded by the coding sequence GTGGATCACAGGCAGGCGGCCATCCGGGTCTCGGACGACGAGTTCGACCGGCTGCTGGCCGAGGACGGGCGGATCGAGCCGCGGGACGCGATGCCGCAGGGCTACCGCGACACCCTGGTGCGCCAGATCGCCCAGCACGCCCACTCCGAGATCATCGGCATGCAGCCCGAGGCCAACTGGATCAGCCGGGCCCCCAGCCTGCGCCGCAAGGCGGTGCTCATCGCGAAGGTGCAGGACGAGGCCGGACACGGTCTCTACCTCTACGCCGCGGCCGAGACGCTCGGGGTCTCCCGCGAGGAACTGCTCGACAAGCTGCACCGGGGTCAGCAGAAGTACTCCTCCATCTTCAACTATCCGACCCTGACCTGGGCCGACGTCGGAGCCATCGGCTGGTTGGTCGATGGTGCCGCCATCGTCAACCAGGTGCCGCTGTGCCGCTGCTCCTACGGCCCGTATGCCCGCGCCATGGTCCGCGTCTGCAAGGAGGAGTCCTTCCACCAGCGGCAGGGCTTCGAGATCCTGCACACCCTCACTCGGGGCACCCCGGCCCAGCGCGACATGGCCCAGGACGCCGTGGACCGCTACTGGCGTCCCAGCCTGATGATGTTCGGACCGCCCGACGACGCCTCGCAGCACTCTGCCCAGTCGGCGGCGTGGGGGATCAAGCGCTTCTCCAACGACGAGCTGCGCCAGCGCTTCGTCGACATGACCGTCCCGCAGGCGCAGGCGCTGGGGCTCACGCTGCCCGACCAGGAGCTGAGGTGGAACGAGGAGCGGGGGCACTTCGACTTCTCACCCGTCGACTTCACCGAGCTCCGCGAGGTGATCGCCGGGCGGGGACCCTGCAACGCGCAGCGCCTGGAGCACCGGGTGCGCGCCCAGGAGGACGGCGCCTGGGTGCGGGACGGGGCCGCGGCGTACGCGGCGAAGCAGGCGGCGCGGGCTCCCGGTGCAGCATGA
- the paaB gene encoding 1,2-phenylacetyl-CoA epoxidase subunit PaaB encodes MSAWTEPLWEVFVRSRRGLSHVHAGSLHAPDAEMALRNARDVYTRRQEGVSVWVVPSAAITASSPQEKDSFFDPAADKVYRHPTFYDVPEGVEHL; translated from the coding sequence ATGAGCGCCTGGACCGAGCCGCTGTGGGAGGTCTTCGTGCGCTCCCGGCGCGGGTTGTCCCACGTGCATGCCGGGTCCCTGCACGCCCCGGACGCCGAGATGGCGCTGCGCAACGCCCGTGATGTCTACACCCGTCGCCAGGAGGGGGTCTCGGTCTGGGTGGTCCCGTCCGCGGCCATCACCGCGAGCAGCCCGCAGGAGAAGGACTCCTTCTTCGACCCCGCCGCGGACAAGGTCTACCGGCACCCGACCTTCTACGACGTGCCGGAGGGGGTCGAGCACCTGTGA
- the paaC gene encoding 1,2-phenylacetyl-CoA epoxidase subunit PaaC → MNAALARYVLALADDALVSSQRLAWWISRAPQLEEDVALANIALDQLGQARSLLSYAAELTGRAGGEDELAYLREEREFRNVCLVERAQTDFGVTMARLLCLSTWQHVLYAELARQSDDMLAAIAAKAVKEVAYHRDHAQHWVVRLGDGTAESHRRMQAALTAEWPWVHELFDDSWLDPGLAATGTVLAPSTLREQASAEIEAVVEAATLTLPTDPDAVSRGRHGLHTEQMGFLLAEMQHLARSHPGATW, encoded by the coding sequence GTGAACGCAGCGTTGGCGCGCTACGTGCTGGCCCTGGCTGATGACGCGCTGGTCTCCAGCCAGCGCCTGGCCTGGTGGATCAGCCGCGCCCCCCAGCTGGAGGAGGACGTCGCCCTGGCCAACATCGCCCTGGACCAGCTCGGACAGGCACGCTCGCTGCTGTCGTACGCCGCAGAGCTCACCGGCCGAGCCGGGGGAGAGGACGAGCTGGCCTACCTGCGGGAGGAGCGCGAGTTCCGCAACGTCTGCCTGGTGGAGCGTGCTCAGACGGACTTCGGGGTGACGATGGCCCGCCTGCTGTGCCTCTCCACCTGGCAGCACGTGCTCTACGCCGAGCTGGCGCGACAATCCGACGACATGCTCGCCGCCATCGCAGCCAAGGCCGTCAAGGAGGTCGCCTACCACCGGGACCACGCACAGCACTGGGTGGTCCGGCTGGGGGATGGGACCGCGGAGTCCCACCGGCGCATGCAGGCGGCGCTCACGGCCGAGTGGCCCTGGGTGCACGAGCTCTTCGACGACTCCTGGCTGGACCCCGGACTGGCCGCGACAGGGACCGTGCTGGCCCCCTCCACCCTGCGCGAGCAGGCCAGTGCCGAGATCGAGGCCGTGGTCGAGGCGGCGACCCTGACGCTGCCCACGGACCCCGACGCGGTCTCCCGGGGCCGCCACGGCCTGCACACCGAGCAGATGGGCTTCCTGCTCGCCGAGATGCAGCACCTCGCACGCTCCCACCCGGGGGCGACGTGGTGA
- the paaD gene encoding 1,2-phenylacetyl-CoA epoxidase subunit PaaD, translating to MSAPATGRGSRPWALAATVEDPELPVVTIGDLGILRDVTEDDQGRVHVQITPTYSGCPAMESIREDLIEVLSRSGYRRVCVELVLAPAWTTDWMTDAGRRKLAEHGIAPPAPRGPVLVPVSVRCPLCGSLETRESSRFGSTACKSLWVCLSCGEPFDHFKTL from the coding sequence GTGAGCGCCCCCGCCACGGGACGAGGCTCGCGGCCCTGGGCGCTGGCCGCGACGGTGGAGGATCCCGAGCTGCCCGTGGTGACCATCGGGGACTTGGGCATCCTGCGCGACGTCACCGAGGACGACCAGGGGCGGGTCCACGTGCAGATCACCCCGACCTACTCCGGCTGCCCGGCGATGGAGTCCATCCGCGAGGACCTGATCGAGGTGCTGAGCCGCTCCGGCTACCGCAGGGTCTGCGTGGAGCTCGTGCTGGCGCCCGCCTGGACCACCGACTGGATGACCGACGCGGGGCGCCGCAAGCTCGCCGAGCACGGCATAGCCCCGCCGGCCCCGCGGGGACCGGTCCTGGTCCCGGTGTCGGTGCGCTGCCCGCTCTGCGGGAGCCTGGAGACCCGGGAGTCCAGCCGCTTCGGGTCGACGGCGTGCAAGTCCCTGTGGGTGTGCCTCTCCTGCGGCGAGCCGTTCGACCACTTCAAGACTCTGTGA
- a CDS encoding 2Fe-2S iron-sulfur cluster-binding protein, producing MARPQASVHPLTVARVDPLTDEAVAITFEVPDDLPGDYAFVAGQHLTILGPDDVRRSFSLCCAPSSGTLRIGVKRLPGGVFSDQVVSTLRPGDVLEVMTPAGRFVAEPDPSRKASYVAIAAGSGITPVLSIVTALLEGEPGSTVTLLCANRTAASVMFLDEVHDLKDAHPTRLQVLHVLSREARDATLLSGRLDAARLAQLLAAFVDSAAVDDWFLCGPQPMMTELRALLVARGTGRVHVELFHATAPSGEPARGGRLAQVATPDGSARVVAHLDGRASEIDLRPDGPTVLDAMATVRGDLPFACKGGVCGTCRAKVVQGTVAMDLNYALEPDEVAGGYVLTCQSHPTATRVVLDYDA from the coding sequence ATGGCCCGTCCCCAGGCGAGCGTGCACCCGCTGACCGTGGCCCGCGTCGACCCGCTCACCGACGAGGCGGTGGCGATCACCTTCGAGGTTCCCGACGACCTGCCGGGGGACTACGCCTTCGTGGCCGGCCAGCACCTGACGATCCTGGGTCCCGACGACGTGCGCCGCTCCTTCTCGTTGTGCTGCGCGCCGTCCAGCGGCACGCTGCGCATCGGCGTCAAGCGTCTGCCCGGTGGCGTCTTCAGCGACCAGGTGGTCAGCACCCTGCGCCCCGGGGACGTGCTCGAGGTGATGACGCCGGCGGGACGGTTCGTCGCGGAGCCGGACCCGTCGCGCAAGGCGTCGTACGTCGCCATCGCCGCCGGCTCGGGCATCACCCCGGTGCTCTCCATCGTCACCGCCCTGCTGGAGGGGGAGCCCGGCTCCACCGTGACCCTGCTGTGCGCGAACCGGACCGCGGCCTCGGTGATGTTCCTCGACGAGGTGCACGACCTCAAGGACGCCCATCCCACCCGGCTCCAGGTCCTGCACGTGCTCTCCCGGGAGGCCCGGGACGCGACGCTGCTGTCCGGTCGGCTCGATGCGGCCCGGCTCGCGCAGCTCCTGGCGGCGTTCGTCGACTCCGCCGCGGTCGACGACTGGTTCCTGTGCGGCCCGCAGCCGATGATGACCGAGCTGCGCGCCCTGCTGGTGGCCCGGGGGACGGGTCGGGTGCACGTGGAGCTCTTCCATGCCACCGCGCCGAGCGGCGAGCCGGCGCGCGGTGGGAGGCTGGCGCAGGTGGCCACCCCCGACGGCTCGGCCCGCGTGGTGGCCCACCTCGACGGACGCGCCAGCGAGATCGACCTCCGCCCGGACGGGCCCACGGTGCTGGACGCCATGGCGACCGTGCGCGGCGACCTGCCCTTCGCGTGCAAGGGAGGCGTGTGCGGCACCTGCCGCGCCAAGGTGGTCCAGGGGACGGTCGCGATGGACCTCAACTACGCGCTGGAGCCCGACGAGGTGGCAGGCGGCTACGTGCTGACCTGCCAGTCACACCCCACGGCGACCCGCGTGGTCCTGGACTACGACGCCTGA
- a CDS encoding DUF3043 domain-containing protein — MFRRSKSDSPSTTSEPVPQTAAAPERPGAKGRPTPTRKEAEAAARAKAKVPRTRKELAAAQRAARAESGQGGRGATKSGDDRQLPARDRGPMRRFVRDFVDARFSFMELMLPVMLVTLILGWSGKPYLVSTGNTLLFGALMLIVLDAFFLRFRLRRELAARFPGESTKGTTYYAIMRALQIRFMRLPKTQVKIGQTLPERYR; from the coding sequence TTGTTCCGTCGCAGCAAGTCCGACTCCCCCTCCACCACCTCGGAGCCGGTCCCGCAGACCGCTGCGGCACCCGAGAGGCCCGGCGCCAAGGGGCGTCCCACGCCCACCCGCAAGGAGGCGGAGGCGGCGGCCCGGGCCAAGGCCAAGGTGCCTCGCACCCGCAAGGAGCTGGCAGCTGCCCAGCGCGCGGCCCGCGCCGAGTCCGGCCAGGGCGGGCGCGGCGCCACCAAGTCCGGCGACGACCGCCAGCTGCCGGCGCGCGACCGGGGCCCGATGCGCCGTTTCGTCCGCGACTTCGTGGATGCCCGCTTCTCCTTCATGGAGCTGATGCTGCCGGTGATGCTGGTGACCCTGATCCTCGGCTGGTCCGGCAAGCCCTACCTGGTCAGCACGGGCAACACCCTGCTGTTCGGGGCCCTGATGCTGATCGTGCTCGACGCCTTCTTCCTGCGCTTCAGGCTGCGCCGCGAGCTGGCGGCCCGCTTCCCCGGCGAGTCGACCAAGGGGACGACGTACTACGCCATCATGCGGGCCCTGCAGATCCGCTTCATGCGGCTGCCCAAGACCCAGGTCAAGATCGGCCAGACGCTGCCCGAGCGCTACCGCTGA
- a CDS encoding PspA/IM30 family protein — MSLMKRISLIFHSKANSALDRAEDPRQTLDYSYQRQLELLSKVRRGVADVATSRKRVELQVNQLEQQANKLSAQAQKAIEMGREDLAREALTRKSGLATQINDLKTQHANLQGEEEKLTLAQQRLQAKVESFRTRKETIKATYTAAEAQTRIGEAMSGIGEEMGDVGLAIQRAEDKTAQLQARAGAIDELISSGALDDVSQVGGSDDISRELDAMSSQSDVESELARLKAGKTPEALEAGDILAEEPRRTSTEGQS; from the coding sequence ATGAGTCTCATGAAGCGCATCAGCCTGATCTTCCACTCGAAGGCGAACTCGGCGCTGGACCGGGCCGAGGACCCCCGACAGACGCTCGACTACAGCTACCAGCGCCAGCTCGAGCTCCTCTCCAAGGTACGCCGCGGCGTCGCGGACGTGGCGACGAGCCGCAAGCGCGTGGAGCTCCAGGTCAACCAGCTCGAGCAGCAGGCCAACAAGCTGAGCGCCCAGGCCCAGAAGGCCATCGAGATGGGTCGTGAGGACCTTGCTCGCGAGGCCCTCACCCGCAAGTCCGGGCTCGCGACCCAGATCAACGACCTCAAGACTCAGCACGCCAACCTCCAGGGCGAGGAGGAGAAGCTCACCCTCGCGCAGCAGCGACTGCAGGCCAAGGTCGAGTCGTTCCGCACCCGCAAGGAGACCATCAAGGCCACCTACACCGCGGCGGAGGCCCAGACCCGCATCGGCGAGGCGATGTCCGGCATCGGCGAGGAGATGGGCGACGTCGGCCTGGCCATCCAGCGGGCCGAGGACAAGACCGCCCAGCTGCAGGCCCGGGCGGGCGCCATCGACGAGCTGATCAGCTCCGGCGCCCTCGACGACGTCTCTCAGGTCGGCGGGAGCGACGACATCAGCCGCGAGCTCGACGCGATGAGCTCGCAGTCCGACGTGGAGTCCGAGCTCGCCCGCCTCAAGGCGGGCAAGACCCCCGAGGCCCTCGAGGCCGGCGACATCCTGGCCGAGGAGCCGCGCCGCACCAGCACGGAGGGTCAGTCCTGA
- the pspAA gene encoding PspA-associated protein PspAA has protein sequence MIVRILGEGQFDVADESLEQLNQLDSALETAIEALDEVAFARTLEALLAGVRELGVPHQADSLDESDLILPMADATLDEVKGMLSDDGLIPG, from the coding sequence ATGATCGTGCGCATCCTCGGTGAGGGGCAGTTCGACGTGGCCGACGAGTCGCTGGAGCAGCTCAACCAGCTCGACTCCGCCCTGGAGACCGCGATCGAGGCGCTCGACGAGGTCGCCTTCGCCCGGACGCTCGAGGCCCTGCTGGCCGGGGTGCGCGAGCTCGGGGTCCCGCACCAGGCCGACAGCCTCGACGAGTCCGACCTGATCCTGCCCATGGCCGACGCGACCCTGGACGAGGTCAAGGGCATGCTCAGCGACGACGGACTCATCCCCGGCTGA
- the htpX gene encoding zinc metalloprotease HtpX, whose translation MAHSRFIKDNGLVARMGLVMFLLGALLVGLVVVLIYLFPNFAVLIALGGIGIAFYQWWSSDKVAMRAMRAREVTPEQAPELHGMIDRLCAMADMPKPRVGIADLDIPNAFATGRSPQRSVVCVTTGILGKLNAEELEGVLAHELSHVAHRDVLVMTVASSAGIVAGMMTRGAQFGGLTRNRSNGNNGGAAAAFAIALLVSLVVYAVSFLLMRLLSRYREMAADRAGAYLTMNPAALASALQKITGEMSAIPQRDLRGAQAMNAFFIAPAVSGASLKTLTATHPSLEQRLEQLARIQAELGRPIG comes from the coding sequence ATGGCCCACTCGCGCTTCATCAAGGACAACGGGCTGGTCGCCCGCATGGGCCTGGTCATGTTCCTGCTGGGCGCGCTGCTGGTGGGGCTGGTGGTCGTGCTGATCTACCTGTTCCCGAACTTCGCGGTGCTCATCGCTCTCGGCGGCATCGGCATCGCCTTCTACCAGTGGTGGAGCTCGGACAAGGTGGCGATGCGCGCCATGAGGGCCCGCGAGGTCACCCCGGAGCAGGCGCCCGAGCTGCACGGGATGATCGACCGACTGTGCGCCATGGCGGACATGCCCAAGCCTCGGGTCGGGATCGCCGACCTGGACATCCCCAACGCCTTCGCCACGGGACGCTCACCCCAGCGGTCGGTGGTCTGCGTAACCACCGGGATCCTGGGCAAGCTGAACGCCGAGGAGCTCGAAGGGGTGCTGGCCCACGAGCTCTCCCACGTCGCGCACCGTGACGTGCTGGTCATGACCGTCGCCTCGTCGGCCGGAATCGTGGCGGGCATGATGACCAGGGGCGCCCAGTTCGGCGGCCTGACCCGCAACCGCAGCAACGGCAACAACGGGGGAGCGGCCGCTGCGTTCGCCATCGCCCTGCTCGTCAGCCTGGTCGTCTACGCGGTCAGCTTCCTGCTGATGAGGCTGCTCTCGCGCTATCGCGAGATGGCGGCGGACCGCGCGGGGGCCTACCTGACCATGAACCCGGCGGCCCTCGCCTCGGCGCTGCAGAAGATCACCGGAGAGATGTCGGCGATCCCACAGCGCGACCTCCGGGGCGCCCAGGCGATGAACGCCTTCTTCATCGCCCCCGCCGTCAGCGGTGCCTCCCTCAAGACCCTCACCGCGACCCACCCGTCGTTGGAGCAGCGTCTCGAGCAGCTCGCCCGGATCCAGGCCGAGCTCGGCCGCCCGATAGGCTGA
- the pspAB gene encoding PspA-associated protein PspAB has product MGLWDAVLGRTRPKAPDLDALFLVPSASMTLQTAAGFEPTGTGSVCYRATAGAAFAQTQREVVELLEADPQAPAVRTTQDSYGYTWLVVDGQPNDLAGLCTGLHAVNSSLEAQGFGGGLLCTMVPFADATGRSVGLVYLYKQGTFYPFAPVPGEHRRDNLLELQLRDQLAGELPMEKDLQRWLAVWDAPGL; this is encoded by the coding sequence GTGGGACTGTGGGATGCGGTGCTGGGCCGGACCAGACCGAAGGCCCCTGACCTCGACGCGCTGTTCCTGGTGCCCAGCGCCTCCATGACGCTCCAGACGGCCGCCGGGTTCGAGCCCACCGGCACTGGTTCGGTGTGCTACCGCGCCACCGCCGGGGCAGCCTTCGCCCAGACCCAGCGCGAGGTCGTCGAGCTGCTCGAGGCGGACCCCCAGGCCCCGGCGGTCCGCACCACCCAGGACTCCTACGGCTACACCTGGCTGGTCGTGGACGGCCAGCCGAACGACCTGGCGGGGCTGTGCACCGGACTGCACGCGGTCAACTCCAGCCTGGAGGCCCAGGGCTTCGGCGGCGGCTTGCTGTGCACCATGGTGCCGTTCGCGGACGCCACGGGCCGAAGCGTCGGGCTGGTCTACCTCTACAAGCAGGGCACGTTCTACCCCTTCGCCCCCGTGCCGGGTGAGCACCGCCGGGACAACCTCCTCGAGCTCCAGCTGCGCGACCAGCTCGCGGGCGAGCTGCCGATGGAGAAAGACCTCCAGAGGTGGCTCGCTGTGTGGGATGCTCCGGGACTGTGA
- a CDS encoding sensor histidine kinase, whose product MTSPTDARLHDLETAGALTPAPRPRLDALTGLAARLAGVPAVAVDVASAQGWATLSGPAQDQRPGMHVVAELPLVSDGAQVGVLRVLDGSPRELDEGVVQDLSVLADGVVGALESEALAHQAFEAREGAARSQEQLTQVLGKVAHDLNNPLAAVAMSLEIARDQVDEGSQALLASLLDRAGSSALRMKRMTSDLLSYAQDPVAGLTDLQAEVERTLGDLEDVLAGQVRVSGALPTVVGDPGALRVVLVSLIENARKFTHDGVEPQVEISAEDLGGQWRISVLDNARGIPAEECERIFDPMVRLDKKVPGLGLGLSTALRIVTAAGGRMGAAPRPGGGSEIWFTLPAAGRPAGSVIVAD is encoded by the coding sequence GTGACCAGCCCCACCGATGCCCGGCTCCATGACCTCGAGACCGCCGGCGCCCTGACTCCGGCGCCACGACCTCGGCTCGACGCGCTGACCGGCCTGGCGGCCCGACTCGCGGGCGTGCCTGCCGTCGCCGTCGACGTCGCCTCGGCCCAGGGCTGGGCCACCCTGTCCGGACCGGCCCAGGACCAGCGGCCCGGCATGCACGTGGTCGCGGAGCTTCCGCTGGTCTCCGACGGTGCGCAGGTGGGGGTCCTCCGCGTGCTCGACGGCTCGCCCCGAGAGCTCGACGAGGGCGTGGTCCAGGATCTCTCCGTGCTGGCCGACGGCGTGGTGGGCGCCCTGGAGTCCGAGGCGCTCGCCCACCAGGCCTTCGAGGCACGGGAGGGTGCGGCACGGTCGCAGGAGCAGCTCACCCAGGTGCTGGGCAAGGTCGCCCACGACCTCAACAACCCGCTGGCGGCGGTGGCGATGTCGCTGGAGATCGCCCGCGACCAGGTGGACGAGGGCTCCCAGGCACTCCTGGCCTCGCTGCTGGACCGCGCCGGCAGCAGCGCGCTGCGGATGAAGCGGATGACCTCCGACCTGCTCTCCTACGCGCAGGATCCGGTCGCCGGGCTGACCGACCTCCAGGCCGAGGTGGAGCGGACGCTCGGTGATCTCGAGGACGTGCTGGCCGGTCAGGTGCGGGTCTCGGGAGCCCTGCCGACGGTCGTGGGAGACCCCGGGGCTCTCCGGGTGGTGCTGGTGTCCCTGATCGAGAACGCGCGCAAGTTCACCCACGACGGCGTCGAGCCCCAGGTGGAGATCTCAGCCGAGGACCTGGGTGGCCAGTGGCGGATCAGCGTCCTCGACAACGCTCGCGGCATCCCGGCCGAGGAGTGCGAGCGGATCTTCGACCCGATGGTGCGCCTGGACAAGAAGGTCCCCGGGCTCGGACTGGGTCTCTCCACCGCCCTGCGCATCGTGACGGCGGCAGGGGGCCGGATGGGGGCCGCCCCGCGTCCCGGCGGAGGCAGCGAGATCTGGTTCACCCTGCCAGCAGCCGGGCGACCCGCGGGGTCCGTGATCGTCGCGGACTAG
- the nadA gene encoding quinolinate synthase NadA, whose translation MTTIDLPLLPLGKGRDLGAERGVECPGDLPAASDPDLVARAAAAKAALGDRVFVLGHHYQRDEVIAFADVTGDSFKLARDAAARPAAEFIVFCGVHFMAESADILTSDSQKVILPDLAAGCSMADMARLAQVEDAWDAMADAGIQDSVVPVTYMNSSADIKAFCGRNGGVVCTSSNADVALEWAFDQRPEAPGGAKVLFLPDQHLGRNTAVLKMGFSLGDCVVWDPLLPGGGLTPDQLRDARVILWRGHCSVHGRFTEEVVDELRAKHPGINVLVHPECRHEVVLKADLVGSTEFIIKTIEAAAPGSTWAIGTELNLVKRLADAHPDKNIVFLDRNVCFCSTMNRIDLPHLVWALESLVAGDVVNQIDVDDETEEWARVALQRMLDLPGRSHRD comes from the coding sequence ATGACGACGATCGACCTCCCCCTTCTTCCGCTGGGCAAGGGGCGCGACCTCGGAGCCGAGCGCGGGGTCGAGTGCCCCGGCGACCTGCCGGCGGCCTCGGACCCGGACCTGGTGGCACGCGCTGCCGCAGCCAAGGCGGCCCTGGGGGACCGGGTCTTCGTGCTGGGCCACCACTACCAGCGCGACGAGGTCATCGCGTTCGCCGACGTCACCGGCGACAGCTTCAAGCTGGCCCGGGACGCGGCCGCCCGACCCGCGGCCGAGTTCATCGTCTTCTGCGGCGTCCACTTCATGGCCGAGTCCGCCGACATCCTCACCTCGGACTCCCAGAAGGTGATCCTCCCCGACCTCGCCGCCGGCTGCTCCATGGCGGACATGGCGCGCCTGGCCCAGGTCGAGGATGCCTGGGACGCGATGGCCGACGCCGGCATCCAGGACAGCGTCGTGCCGGTGACCTACATGAACTCCTCTGCCGACATCAAGGCGTTCTGCGGGCGCAACGGCGGGGTCGTGTGCACCTCCTCCAACGCCGATGTCGCGCTCGAGTGGGCGTTCGACCAGCGGCCCGAGGCTCCCGGCGGCGCCAAGGTGCTGTTCCTCCCCGATCAGCACCTGGGTCGCAACACCGCCGTGCTCAAGATGGGGTTCTCGCTGGGGGACTGCGTCGTGTGGGACCCGCTCCTGCCCGGCGGAGGGCTCACCCCGGACCAGCTGCGCGACGCGCGCGTCATCCTGTGGCGCGGTCACTGCTCGGTGCACGGCCGGTTCACCGAGGAGGTCGTCGACGAGCTGCGCGCCAAGCACCCCGGCATCAACGTGCTGGTGCACCCGGAGTGCCGCCACGAGGTCGTGCTGAAGGCCGACCTGGTGGGTTCCACCGAGTTCATCATCAAGACCATCGAGGCGGCGGCGCCGGGTTCCACCTGGGCCATCGGCACGGAGCTGAACCTGGTCAAGCGTCTTGCCGACGCCCACCCGGACAAGAACATCGTCTTCCTCGACCGCAACGTGTGCTTCTGCTCCACGATGAACCGGATCGACCTGCCCCACCTGGTCTGGGCGCTGGAGTCGCTGGTCGCCGGCGACGTCGTCAACCAGATCGACGTCGACGACGAGACCGAGGAGTGGGCGCGCGTCGCGCTGCAGCGGATGCTGGACCTGCCGGGGAGATCGCACCGCGACTGA
- a CDS encoding GNAT family N-acetyltransferase encodes MGLHRTTPPMDVVVRPMRPDDVPVAERLFAHTLVELEGSLATLDSPAPRLRSPQRARLWVQRTLRFVEDDPAGCWVAEENHSMTGFATSFRRESTWFLASYAVASDRQGRGIGKALLEAALTHSRGCLRGMLSASVDPRAARRYKAAGFDLHPQMTLSGPLDLSQAPEISHVRGGTSGDQEWMDSLDRSARGAAHGRDHEFLRETHNLQVLDRSSGRGYVYADEAGQVAVLAASSRRTATRLLWHTFLSCPTAETTLSHVTAANQWAVDVGMAAGLSLSTRGYLGLRGLKPPTPYLHHGALL; translated from the coding sequence ATGGGCCTCCACCGCACGACCCCACCGATGGACGTCGTGGTGCGACCGATGCGCCCCGACGACGTGCCCGTGGCGGAGCGTCTCTTCGCCCACACCCTGGTCGAGCTCGAGGGCTCCCTGGCCACGTTGGACTCCCCCGCCCCCCGGCTGCGCTCGCCGCAGCGCGCCCGTCTCTGGGTGCAGCGCACCCTGCGGTTCGTCGAGGACGACCCGGCCGGCTGCTGGGTCGCGGAGGAGAACCACTCGATGACCGGGTTCGCGACGTCCTTCCGGCGAGAGAGCACCTGGTTCCTCGCCTCCTACGCCGTGGCCAGCGACCGCCAGGGACGAGGCATCGGCAAGGCCCTGCTGGAGGCCGCGCTGACGCACTCCCGCGGGTGTCTGCGGGGGATGCTCTCGGCCTCGGTGGATCCCCGCGCCGCGCGACGCTACAAGGCGGCCGGCTTCGACCTGCATCCCCAGATGACGCTCAGCGGACCGCTCGACCTCAGCCAGGCCCCGGAGATCAGCCACGTGCGCGGCGGCACCTCCGGAGACCAGGAGTGGATGGACTCCCTGGACCGGTCCGCCCGGGGCGCCGCGCACGGACGCGACCACGAGTTCCTGCGTGAGACCCACAACCTCCAGGTGCTCGACCGCAGCAGCGGGCGGGGCTACGTCTACGCCGACGAGGCGGGGCAGGTGGCCGTGCTCGCCGCCTCCAGCCGTCGTACCGCCACCAGGCTGCTCTGGCACACCTTCCTGTCCTGCCCGACCGCGGAGACGACCCTCTCGCACGTCACCGCCGCCAACCAGTGGGCGGTGGACGTGGGCATGGCGGCCGGGCTCTCCCTGAGCACCCGGGGCTACCTCGGCCTTCGGGGCCTGAAGCCCCCGACGCCGTACCTGCACCACGGCGCCCTGCTCTGA